ATATTTTGTCTGgtcaaaaacataattatattgtttaaatatatcTAGTTGGAAACTAATGTCAGATATACAGAATGAAAGTTTGCTAAAGTCCATTTAATAATAGAACGGACTGCCACAGCAAATGCTGATGCACTTTATggaataataatattaataataataatattttttgaaatcgACCTGCTCTCCCGAACCTCCCGAAGTCCAACCAGcgctctgtttctgtctcatcAGTTAATTCAATTCTGTAAAACATTCATCCTAATTCGGTTTCAAACATTGTTTCACAGTAAATTTTGTAGTGTTAAATAAACACTTAAGAGTTAAATTTAACACTGTGTTCGAGTCTATTTGGTCCTTATCGGAATTGGTGTCAATTTAACTCTTTGCATAGTGTTCCATTTTCAGAGTacaatttaactcaaaaatagttaaaatttaACACTAACACTGTacagcaggggtccccaaactttctcctgtgagggccacataacttgtcccttctctgatggggggccggggtcagtttgtaacagaaaaagtgtgacgattgtaagagtgctaaacataaaaatgtattgtttttcagaaagcacaatcaaataaccttttctggattcttcagagaacaaaagtcaggaaataacactatttatgaaataaataataaccaaataacactgggttctccacataaaaaaagggttagggtcaattatatgcatgtataaaatagttactaactaatagttaataataaataatgttcattactaaggaacattttattgcaaaagtccaacttatcaaataaaaatgcacatatatgaaaatactctggtattgttcagggggccggaccaaatgtggaggcgggccacatctggcccgcgggccgtagtttggggaccactgcttaATAAAACTTAACACTCCTTGTCAAATAACTCTGATAAGAGTAAATATGATTCTAATCAGAGTTAATAAGTTACTCCATAATGGTGACAAAACAACTTGAATTCTCATGCTTTTCAACACTGCATTGAGGGTTTACACTGGAGGCTCATATAACTCCTGAGTGTTGATCTGACACACTACTGTGTTGATAATTTACTCTTTAGCTGTGAAAAATCAACTCTGCacaaataaatatgaagtgctatttttacacttttgtagAGTTAAATGTACAATTGAATAAAACCAGGTTACCACAGAAATGCATTCAacttatttattgaaataaagcacattttaagATCCACTGTTAACTGTGGTAGCGTCACAGTAACATCACATGATGTACATCCCATTACAATAGACGGCTCAAACTTGACAGAGTACATTTAAGGCAAAGAGTTTTTCCATCCAAGTAACCATGAACTAACTACTTGTATATACTGAACAAGTGCATTTGTGCAACTTAACTCTGcctaacaaataaaacacttaatgaCAAACAGATTAGTTCTAGTACTACTGAAGCAACCTAGCACGAATTTCTGCCACACATGGACTTTCTTTCACTTTACCTACATCTATATTGTACACAGTGGTCTGGATGAACGTAAACATGTTGCACAGCATGGGGTTGTATGTTGTGGCAAACACGTAATGTGCCTTAAACAGTTTGTCAAAAGCACCAAGAGAGGAAGTTGACCTGGAAGCAATGGCATTTTTGTCAAGGATGATGAAGAACTGGTGAGCTACTTTCTTCCTCCGTCCCACAGCCAGGAGATAAGGTTGTGTGCTCGTCGTGATGGCATCAAGATGTTCTTGGATGTTGGTTCCtgtctgtggaaaaaaaccccacacaatGTAATTACAATTCCATAGCTGCAATGCTACATATGggaaaacagcatttaactaTGTGTGATGTCACCCTAAAACTGAAACTCTCCCAGTGAAACAACCTTGCTAAGCtaaaatttgaaatgaataCAAACTTTCTTGAAGACCACAAGATGCTTCTCTGCCTGGGAGGTAGACACCTTCCCTGGTCTCTTATGACCCAAGGCAGAGGGGGGAATCAGGTGTAGCAGCAGCAAAATCAATGAGAGGTCACTGTCCCAACCTGTGATAAGAGAAATTTGATGTTGAATTGACCATTAAAATCTAGTGATTATGCAATTTAAATTATGTGTACATCGCTAAGTGAAGCTCACACAATAATTGATGGCTACATAATGTGAAGTCATCCTTACTCATGTCATCATCCACTTCAGTGCCATCCTCAGGAGTATCAGCTGCCAGGAGAAGTTCTTCAAGATCACTGGTGGTTGGAAGCTTTCTGCATTGTTGGATGATCTTTCTCTTGACGGTGGTCGTCCATTTCTCCAGAAATTTGCCAGACACATCTTCACCAAACATCAGGACAAAATTCTGCTCCACCTAGGATGTAGATagtaaaaaactttaaacatttcccAGCCACATTAATTGTATTCATTTTGACTtgtcacaaaaatacaatttttacatgactgtgaaattatcaaaaataaataattaccaAGCCTTTGACATCTTTGAAATGTGGAAAGACAGAGAGTATTTTGCTTGACTGTTGGGGGTCGAGGACCATGTTGCGCCGGAAGTCAAATGTGagcttcatcttcttcttgatCGTGTTCTCATCGGCTGAATGCTTAATCAGTGCGACAGCTTCCTGACACTCTTCTTCACTCACTTCACTCTCTGGAACAAACTGGGTCTCTCGTTTAGCAGCTGGTCCTCCAAGCCCATGTTCACAAGATGCTTCTTCGGATGATGCTAGTCAATATAAGAAAAtccttcaacttaaaaaaaccccaacaacagTAAAACCTTACCTGCCCCCCCAAAATGCAACACTATAGTTGCATTTCTTCTTCAAGTGTTGTTAATGGTTTACCTCCATATGATGACCGTCTGTCTTTAGCAGTGGATCTCTGAATAGTTTTTATCCTCCAGGCTAAATACCCGGTACCACTTGCAGCATCATAATAATCCTCCTTGGGGATCAAAAGGATGGCAAAAACAGACAGACATAGAAACAGTTAAACATATAATCTGATAGAAACTAAAAGTTTTCAATGTGTTACTGTGTTTACCATAACACAGTAAATTATAGTGTGTGACTTACATAACCATTCCTGGAGAATGGATCACTGAGGTAGGGGAATAAGCTAACAACTCCTCTGGCATACATTTCTTTAACCTCTCTGGGTGGTGATGTCCTGCAAAATTAAAATGGTCAAGGTATATTATCCAAGATATGCACTGCATTTAACGAAATCTTTCATTTCATCTACACAGCTAACTAAAGCCTATTTACAAATTACCCATTCTTCTCTGTCATGTCAGCTGCCAGTATGTTAACCATTTTCCTTGCTTCGATTATATTCCTTCATGATCCGTTCACCACCAGGTTTGTTGTTAAGAATGGATTCCACCAacttcaaacaacaaaacatttcagcttttattaAATACACATCAAAACAGCAAttgttagtaaaaaaaacaaaaacattctctTCTCAAATATAAGCGATAATAAAGCAGCGTGTATTATAAGACTGGTGGATCACcaggatttatttgtttattttacttgcTTGTTCATTTAAATATGGTTTTTTATGCACCAGTAACAGTAAAAACGAAGTAAGCTAGATTTGACGCACTGAACTTGGTGTGAGAATGTGCAAACCAATTGCCCCATCTCTGCACCTGCCCCTTGGCCTAACAAGCTGTTATTGcacttctgatttttttgtaacttttaacatttaacacaaaaactgtTCTAGCACCCCTTCTGAGTATAGCAGGTTTCCTGGGGGAAACAGCGATAAaggcttttaaaacaaa
The window above is part of the Xiphophorus couchianus chromosome 14, X_couchianus-1.0, whole genome shotgun sequence genome. Proteins encoded here:
- the LOC114156864 gene encoding uncharacterized protein LOC114156864 isoform X24 → MFGEDVSGKFLEKWTTTVKRKIIQQCRKLPTTSDLEELLLAADTPEDGTEVDDDMSWDSDLSLILLLLHLIPPSALGHKRPGKVSTSQAEKHLVVFKKTGTNIQEHLDAITTSTQPYLLAVGRRKKVAHQFFIILDKNAIASRSTSSLGAFDKLFKAHYVFATTYNPMLCNMFTFIQTTVYNIDVGKVKESPCVAEIRARLLQ
- the LOC114156864 gene encoding uncharacterized protein LOC114156864 isoform X27 — translated: MTVVGSSGTELDEDVSEDVVKDPSAGVLTIKYETDFVSMVELPEESQPSSSDSQETLVLSESPSAERQRLDTEAKQTGTNIQEHLDAITTSTQPYLLAVGRRKKVAHQFFIILDKNAIASRSTSSLGAFDKLFKAHYVFATTYNPMLCNMFTFIQTTVYNIDVGKVKESPCVAEIRARLLQ